One stretch of Deltaproteobacteria bacterium DNA includes these proteins:
- a CDS encoding amidohydrolase family protein, protein MAEYDLHIKGGTVVDGTRAPRRQADVWIKDGKVAQIGGKADGFAKRTIDADGLIVAPGFVDLHTHYDAQIRWDPYCTISGWHGVTSVVLGNCGFGFAPVKPDFRDRSMLTMTRTEAIPYVSMKEGVNWDWETIPQYLDSLDRSPKGVNCIQYMPTASLMTYVMGLEAAKARRATEAERKEMQRLLHEGMDAGLCGFSLQRLGRHSGQADYDGTPMVTDTMCDEDIINLAEVLRARNEGFVQITQATGHIKEDLAFVEKLAAAAQRPILHNAIAASKRNADLHRKGIAWLEKARANGLPIWGQAATVRSGFAFTLEHWNLYDVSAAWRDLLMGNVEQRAANMRNPQMREAAKSEKSMRALDLNAFGIGGKLPRLLVQSVNNRPELEKYVGKSLAQIGQEEGKHPVDVMLDLSLATDLQAEFLQPEPEFSADFNAELITTSEHTFPGVSDGGAHTKFFTGGAFTTDFLTWLVRDEQKITLEEAHYRLSALPCKAAGFVDRGVLKEGGAADVVVYDLNGLGVTPEWIGEIAHDFPGGEWRRVQRAKGYRAIIVNGVPTFEDDKCTGNTPGKLLRHGRG, encoded by the coding sequence ATGGCCGAGTACGATCTTCATATCAAAGGTGGCACAGTGGTCGATGGCACCCGTGCCCCACGTCGTCAGGCGGATGTTTGGATTAAGGACGGTAAAGTTGCCCAGATCGGTGGCAAAGCCGATGGCTTCGCCAAACGCACGATTGATGCCGACGGGCTGATTGTTGCGCCTGGCTTTGTTGATCTTCACACCCACTATGACGCGCAGATTCGTTGGGACCCGTACTGCACCATCTCAGGCTGGCACGGAGTGACCTCAGTTGTGTTAGGGAACTGCGGCTTTGGCTTTGCGCCGGTGAAGCCCGATTTTCGTGATCGCTCAATGCTCACGATGACCCGCACGGAAGCAATCCCCTATGTCTCGATGAAAGAAGGCGTGAACTGGGATTGGGAAACTATTCCGCAATATCTCGATTCACTTGATCGCTCACCCAAAGGCGTGAACTGTATTCAATACATGCCAACGGCATCATTGATGACCTACGTCATGGGGCTCGAAGCGGCTAAGGCGCGTCGCGCGACCGAAGCTGAACGTAAAGAAATGCAGCGTTTATTACATGAAGGCATGGACGCAGGCCTGTGTGGTTTTTCCTTACAACGCTTGGGCCGCCATTCTGGTCAGGCTGATTACGATGGCACACCGATGGTGACTGACACCATGTGTGATGAAGATATCATCAATCTCGCTGAAGTATTACGCGCCCGTAACGAAGGGTTCGTGCAAATTACCCAAGCGACCGGTCATATTAAAGAAGACCTCGCCTTTGTCGAAAAACTCGCCGCTGCCGCACAACGTCCAATCCTGCACAACGCCATTGCCGCCAGCAAACGCAACGCCGATCTGCATCGCAAAGGCATTGCCTGGCTGGAAAAGGCTCGTGCCAACGGCTTGCCGATCTGGGGTCAAGCGGCGACGGTGCGCAGTGGCTTCGCCTTCACGCTTGAGCATTGGAATCTCTATGATGTATCCGCCGCCTGGCGTGACCTGCTCATGGGGAACGTCGAACAACGTGCAGCAAACATGCGCAACCCGCAAATGCGTGAAGCCGCCAAGAGCGAAAAGTCTATGCGCGCGCTTGACCTGAACGCCTTTGGCATCGGCGGCAAGCTTCCTCGTTTGCTCGTGCAATCGGTGAACAATCGGCCCGAGCTAGAAAAATATGTCGGCAAATCACTCGCGCAGATTGGCCAGGAAGAAGGCAAGCATCCAGTTGATGTGATGCTTGACCTATCCTTAGCCACAGACCTGCAAGCTGAGTTTCTCCAGCCCGAACCAGAATTCAGTGCCGATTTCAATGCTGAATTGATCACCACCTCTGAGCACACCTTCCCCGGTGTCTCGGATGGTGGCGCGCACACCAAATTCTTCACCGGTGGTGCGTTTACTACCGACTTCCTGACCTGGCTGGTGCGCGACGAACAGAAGATCACCCTCGAGGAAGCGCACTATCGGTTATCAGCCTTGCCGTGCAAAGCCGCTGGCTTCGTCGATCGTGGCGTGCTGAAAGAAGGCGGTGCGGCAGACGTCGTAGTCTATGATCTCAATGGTCTTGGCGTCACCCCAGAATGGATCGGCGAAATCGCCCATGACTTCCCCGG